Part of the Pseudobacteriovorax antillogorgiicola genome is shown below.
ACCTCGTTTGGAAGGAACCAAAGAAGTCGAACATTCCCCCTGAGTTTTGGCCTTATCAGCTCAAGGGCCTTGAACTCATCAAAGGGAGCGCTTTGCCATTTGCCAAGTTGAACCCTGCTCATGGCCTAGAGGCAGGCAGCCCCATCATGCAAGGGTTTCAGGTCTATCAAAAGCGTTGTATGCAGTGTCACACCCTCAATGGCGAAGGCCCATCCACCATGGGTCCGGATTTGAATTTACCGATGAATCCAACGGAATATTTCAAGCCGGCGGCACTAAGAAAGTTTATCAAGAATCCCGCTTCGGTGCGGGAGTGGTCGGACATGAAAATGAGATGGGTCGCTGAAAACACTTGGAGTGATCAAGATATCGAGGTGTTAGTGGCTTATCTGGAACATATGGCTTCTCGTAAGCTTACGAATTAGCCGATATCTTTACCTAAGGCTAAAGAGGCAACAAAAGTTGTGGGATATAGCCTCGAATTTGATGTTAAAACAGTAAGTCTTATCATTGATGGTTGAAAGCAAATTTGGATGAACAAACGCGGCAGGCTGGACAGAGGGCAGAAGGAGCTTAGAGCCGCTCCTTCTTATTCCATTTACTGGTCTAAGCAAATTGCTGGAGCACCGTTTAGGTGACAAACAATGAGCTGTCGTCCAGCAGGACCGTCAAAATTGGTGCCTGAAAGGGTATAACCAGCAGGACAAGTCTCTGCAGGGATTTCAATTTTAGCCGGGTTATCCAAACTCAAGCACTCCTGTGGTGCTGAGCTTGTTGTAGCTTCAACTGGATCGTTGTCGTCACCACAAGCAGTTAGCGTAAGTAGAAATAGGGCTGTAATAGCAGTTAGTTTCATTTTCATCCTCAAATTTCAGTTTGGTTACATAGAGATTTCTGCCATAGCCGATGCATCTACTGTGCCACGTCTAGGCTATATATTTCTCGCTCCTAGCGATGCTTGGCTTTGTAAATGGATTGAACAGCTGGATGGAAATTTTATGAAAACATAGTCGAAGTCAGCTCAACGTCGAAACTCTTCGCTTGAGAGATATCGAAATAGCACCTTTGTCTTGTCTTTACGGTAGGTTTGTCGTCTTTAAACCAACAACTCACAGTCACTTTTGAGAAGGGGTGAGTCTACGCTCCAGATAAAACAAGCCTCGATCAACCATCAAGGCTAGGGCCGCGGAGGGCACAGCTCCCAACATAATCAATCGGTTATCAACACTTTGTATTCCACGAAAAATCGGATTTCCCAATCCACCAGCGCCAATTAGATCCGCTAAGGTCGCCGTCCCAATCACTATCACAGCAGCAGTGCGGATGCCACCAATGATTACGGGCAGGGCTAAAGGTATTTCAATCATCGTCAAAATGTGGCGGTTGGTTAGTCCAATCCCCCGAGCTACCTCTTTCAGAACAGGATCAACTCCCCTTATTCCGAGATAGGTGTTTCGCAGAATGGGAAGTAAAGAATATAAAAATAACGCGAATATAGCAGGCTTCAAGCCGATCCCCATTATGGGGAGTAAAAAACCGAAGAGTGCGAGGCTTGGAATCGTTTGGATGACATTGGTCACAGAAAATATCGGCCCGCTCCAAGTCTCTTTCCTGGTCAGTAAGATCCCTATGGGAACCGCAAGAAGGCTAGCCAAACCGATGGCGACCCCTGAAATCCAAATATGTTCCAAGATAATCTCAGTGATATAAGGGCGTTTTGCCCAGAGGTAGGCTGGCCAACCCAGTCGCTCCGAATCTTCGATATTTGTGTCGCGATCCAGCTTTCCGTCATCGATTATGCCTTTTTCAAGGAGAAAGCGCCGAGCTACTTCAGCAGGGTCCAGTTTCTTTTCGTCCACCAAACCATTGAGGGTCATCATCTCTTCAGCGCTGATTTGGTCAGCGAGTATATTGAATAAGTCTTGGATAATCGGGTGTCGGTTGAGGGTCTCCCGTTTGACCAAGATCGATGCATAGTAGGGAGGGAAAAACTGCCGATCGTCTTCCAAAATTCTAAGATTATACTTTGCGATCCGGGCATCAGTGGTGAAGCCAGTAATCACATCCACTTCACCCATCTGAATGGCTTTATACATCAAGCCAGGATTGATCGAAACCCGGCGTTCGGGAGGTATGGACATATTATAGGCTTCAGTGAGGCCAATGAAGCCATCCTTTCGTTCTAAAAACTCGTGTGGCGAGCCGAATATAAAATCATTTTCCTTTGCTAAGTCAGATAGTGTCTTTACATGGGCGAGTGATTCATCAGATTCTCTCACTGCAATCCCATAGGTATTGTTGAAGCCCAGTGGTGGCGACCACACCATCTGGTAACGGCGTTCGAATTCATCTTGCACCACTTGAAACACCTCGTCTGGGTTACCGAAGTCGGTGCGTTTTAAAATGGTGACAAAGCCTGTACCGGTATACTCCACATAAAAATCGATATCACCGTTTTCTAATGCACCGAAGGCGAGAAAGGTGCTGCCCATATTGAGCTTTCGTTCGACGGTGTAGGCTGAGCGATCTTCTATAATTTGGGCTAAAATTTCCCCTAAAATGAGTTGTTCGCTAAAGTTTTTTGAACCCACCCGCAGAGTTTTTGTATCAGCAACACTGTTTGTAGACAGGAATATCAAGAAAACTGTGGTAGCGATCTCTTTAAGGTAGATCAAGGGCAGCTCCCCTGCAAAAGTTTGCGACAAATTCATTTACGGGCTGATCAATTAGCTGACGGGGGGTGCCTTGCTGCACAATAGAGCCTTGATCCATGATGGCGATAAGGTTCCCTAGCTTGAAGGCTTCGGACATATCGTGGGTGACCATTAGGATTGTTTTTTGAAGCTGGCGATTGAGCTGGATCAACTCCTCATGCATGGATGATCTGATGATGGGGTCAAGGGCTCCGAAAGGTTCGTCCATGAGTAGGACAGGAGGGTCTTCCATCAAAGCTCGGGCGATGCCAACCCGCTGTTGTTGACCACCACTAAGTTCATCGGGGTAACGATCTGAAAAGCCATCTGGCGGTAGGCCTACCATATCCATCAGCTTGCGGCTTCGTTTTCGTCTTTCAGAACGTTCCCTCCCCATGGCGCGGGAAAGAATTTCGATATTTTGCCGAATCGTCATGTGAGGCATCAAGCCTACGCTTTGCACCACATAACCCATGCCGCGACGCCAGGCAATTGGGTCTGAGGACTGATATTCGACACCGTTGATGCTAATAGAGCCTGAGCTAGGCTCAAGGAGGCGGTTGATCATCCTGAGTGTGGTCGTCTTACCGCAACCACTGCTGCCGATTAGGCAGGCAATTTGGCCTTTATCCACATGAAAGCTCACATCGCGAACGGCATAAGCGCCACCATCTTGAAATTGTTTTGAGAGCTTTTCCACATGTATCAAAGGCGAGATCTCCTCCAGGAAAGACAGATTCAGGGTAATATGCTGACATGCCTGGAGGGAAGATACAAGGTGTCGAAAGTGGGCCCTTAGCTCTTAATGGGGCTAGGGTCGTCCAAAAGAGCCCCTTCGAGGTGGACATCCTTCCAGATGGTCTTATCCACCTGAACCCGGCGGAGGTCGGCCCCTTCGAGGTTCGCATCTGAAAAATTTGCTCGGTCAAGTTTACAGCGTCGCAGCTTGGCAGAAATGAGTTGCGCGCCACTAAGGTCTGCATCTCTTAGGTCTGCCGTAGTAAGTATGACGCCTCTTGCAGCACAGCCAGAAAGGTTGGCCCCTTGTAGATTAGCGCCGCGAAGATCCAAACCTTCTAGGCTCAAGCCCCTTAAGTCGCAGCCTCGAAGATTGGCGCGACCCCCTTGATTCGGCTTTGTTGGGTGAAGCACCGAATCCATCCAAAGCTGGTGGGCTTCAGCGAGCTGATCGAGGTCAGCTTGGTTTTCAATGGACGCCGGTTGGTTGACCGGAATCTTCAGAATTTTACTGCCAGGGATATGGGGCGAGGCATCTTCCGCCGCCTTAATTTGATCATGGAGCCACAGTTCATCGTTGACTTTACCTTCAACCACAGCGAGCTGCGCTATCGCTAAAATCTGCTCTTCCGCCAAGGCTCGTGTCTTTGGGTTTTCCTTCAACGCACTGGCGACCATGTTGTATAAGCTGGTGTCGATGTTGTCCGGTAGATCCGCATGAGTGGTGATGCCTTCCAAGAAAGTCTCCTTTTTAAGGGTTTCTTAACCTTTCTAACATACATAATCCCTTGGGGAGTGCCTAGAGTTTTTCCTGGGGGTCGGCCACTCTTCAGCCTGGAAATTCTGTTTATAAATCGCTAAAGTCCGGCTAGAATAACGCCATAGCGAAGGCCTAGTGTTGTTGACACGGTAAATTGGCAGAAGTGGAGATGATTGCGAGATGAAACATTACATTAAAAAAGCGTTCTCAATCCTTACTGGGATGTTCGCCCTGATTGGGCTAAGCACAACCCTACTCACTGTTGTGATGCTGATTGCCATCAGCCAGTTTCAGGGTGAGGTGTCCAGTGGTTCCGGGCTCTCAGCACCGGACATTGATGACTCCATCATCGAGATCGAACTCGACGGCGTCATCCAAAGCCGCAGTATGGACCCACGGTCGCAATTCTTTAATGAAGTTTTCGGAGGACCGCGAGGGTATCAACTGAGCGATCTCAGGAAGATGCTGCGTCGAGCCGCTGAAGATATCCGGGTTCGCGGAGTTTTCGTGAATATGCGCAATCCTGTAGCCAGTTTCTCGACAATGCAGGAGCTGAGACGATCGTTTATTGAGTTTCGAAAATCGGAAAAGCCCCTTTATGTGAACCTCTATGCAGGTGATACACTCACTTACTTCTTGGCGTCTGCAGGGGAGGTCATCAACCTGGCTCCCCTTGGTGGTCTCATGATCCCGGGTCCCGCATTTCAATTGACCTATTTTGGGCCAGCACTAGAAAAGCTTGGGGTTGAAATGGAAGTGTTTCAAGCAGGGAAGTATAAATCGGCTATGGAACCCTTTGTCCGGTCTGAACCTAGCGAACCAAGCCTTGAAATGTACCGTTCGATGGAATCTTCATTGAGGCAGTCGCTCATCAAAGCCATTGGCGAAAGTCGTGGGAAACCTGAAACTGACGTCGGCAACTGGTTGCGAGTATCCAGCTTTACCAGTGCTCAGGCTCTCAGCATGGGGGCTGTGGATATGATGGATTATGAAACAGCGCTTCTCGACAAACTGAAGGAAGTTACGAAAACCGACAAGTTGGTGAAATGGCGTCCATACCTAGTTCACAGCGCTGATCTCGATGAGCCGAGGATTGCGGATGGCGACGATAAAGTCGGCTACGTGGAAGCTTCTGGGGAAATTCGCATGAGTTTTCAGAGAGGCGAGGAAAATGTTATTGCGCCGAAGCCTTTGATCAAAGAACTGCGCTGGCTTGCCAAGCAAGAGGATGTGAAGGCCATCGTGTTCCGTGTGAATAGCCCTGGTGGTTCAGCTCTTGCCTCTGATTTGATTTGGGAAGAGGTTCGGAAGCTGAATGAAGTGAAGCCTGTGGTTGTGTCTATGGGGCAGGTCGCGGCGTCCGGCGGCTACTATATCGCGGCACCAGCCAGCAAGATTTTTGCTGAGGCCCAAACGATAACAGGGTCTATCGGAGTGATTGGTGCGAGTCTGGTTGGTAAAGACGTTCCCGATAAGTATGGCGTTCATTTTCACGTTGTCACCCAATCAGAGCGGGCCAAGTATCTAAACTTCACCGAGTCTGCCTCCGCAGAAGACAAACGCATTATCGGTGAAAGCATCGATGACGTTTATCAAACCTTCTTAGATCGTGTAGCGCAAGGGCGAGCCAAGACCAAGGAGCAGATTCACGAATTGGCTCAGGGCCGCGTCTATACAGGCCAAGAGGCACTGGAACTAGGGCTTGTGGATCACCTCGGTGGTCGTCGGGAAGCATTCCGCATGGCGAAGGAACTTGGCCAGTTGAATCCTGAAAAACTCTATCCGGTGATGCAATATCAGCCTGAACCTCGCTCGTTTTTCGATTGCTTGGGTGCGCCTGAGCGCATGATGGAATGTCTTTCAGAATTGGAAGGTGGAATCCAATCCATGCTCATTGCTGATCCTGTAGCCAAACAGGTTCTCAAACCTATGAATCGCCTGCAGAAGCTTTTGCAAGACGACGAAGTGCTCATGTACTGGCCTGGACAAGTTCGCTGGTCTCACGGGAGTGATGCTCTGTGATCTCGCCTGAATTACGGAAGCAAATCAAAACTCTTCAATTAAAGGCTGGCCACGATGTGAGCAACATCCTGGCTGGTGAGTATGTCTCGGCTTTCAAAGGTCGAGGCATGGAGTTTGATGAAGTTAGAGAATACTTTCCTGGGGACGATGTTCGCGCTATCGACTGGAATGTGACAGCGCGCATGGGTCAGCCTTTCATCAAAGTCTTTCGCGAAGAGCGTGAGATGACCCTGATGCTGATGGTGGACGTTAGCCCCTCTCAATTTTTTGGAACCCAAGAGAAGAGTAAAGTGGAGATCGCGGCTGAATTGGCTGCAGTACTGGCATTCTTAGCCATTCGGAACAACGATAGGGTTGGAGTGATCCTGTTTTCGGATCATGTGGAGCAGTACATTCCCCCAATGAAGGGGCGGTCCCATATTTGGAATATTATTCGTTCGGTTCTGAGCCACGAGCCGAAGGGAAGAGCGACAAAACTCGACGAGGCCATTAGTCACTATCTACAGGTTATCAAGAGACGCAGTTTATGCTTTCTTATTTCAGACTTTCTTACCGAGGGTTACGAAAATAAACTCAAGCAGCTCGCAGCACGCCACGACTTGGTTTGCGTTGATATTGAAGATCCCCGAGAACAAGAGTGGGTTGATGCCGGATTGCTTGCTATCCAAGATAGCGAAACTGGGGAGCAGCTGGTGCTTGATTCGGGAGACCCTAATCTTTGGCGTCAGATCGAAGAGGCTTGGCAGGAGAAAGTTGATGGGCTTCAAGGTTTAGCACGAAAGTCAGGTTTTGATATCTTGAGCCTCCGAACCAATCAATCCATTGTTGATGGGTTGATGGCGGTATTCAAGCGTCGGGAACGACGGCAAAGGAGGCGCTGATGACCTTTGCATAC
Proteins encoded:
- a CDS encoding DUF58 domain-containing protein, producing MISPELRKQIKTLQLKAGHDVSNILAGEYVSAFKGRGMEFDEVREYFPGDDVRAIDWNVTARMGQPFIKVFREEREMTLMLMVDVSPSQFFGTQEKSKVEIAAELAAVLAFLAIRNNDRVGVILFSDHVEQYIPPMKGRSHIWNIIRSVLSHEPKGRATKLDEAISHYLQVIKRRSLCFLISDFLTEGYENKLKQLAARHDLVCVDIEDPREQEWVDAGLLAIQDSETGEQLVLDSGDPNLWRQIEEAWQEKVDGLQGLARKSGFDILSLRTNQSIVDGLMAVFKRRERRQRRR
- a CDS encoding c-type cytochrome, with protein sequence MKRICFLCLLISMSWVAQAADFSIQSEGGGQGYSYQDLWQHPKAETVSLPLLNYPGQELSVRVVPARELLKSLAIKDQDRLKFHCLDGYSGFLDPKLLLSQDPSRSEAYLAIEDPDNPWPPLPKKNNKDKVTAGPYYLVWKEPKKSNIPPEFWPYQLKGLELIKGSALPFAKLNPAHGLEAGSPIMQGFQVYQKRCMQCHTLNGEGPSTMGPDLNLPMNPTEYFKPAALRKFIKNPASVREWSDMKMRWVAENTWSDQDIEVLVAYLEHMASRKLTN
- the sppA gene encoding signal peptide peptidase SppA translates to MKHYIKKAFSILTGMFALIGLSTTLLTVVMLIAISQFQGEVSSGSGLSAPDIDDSIIEIELDGVIQSRSMDPRSQFFNEVFGGPRGYQLSDLRKMLRRAAEDIRVRGVFVNMRNPVASFSTMQELRRSFIEFRKSEKPLYVNLYAGDTLTYFLASAGEVINLAPLGGLMIPGPAFQLTYFGPALEKLGVEMEVFQAGKYKSAMEPFVRSEPSEPSLEMYRSMESSLRQSLIKAIGESRGKPETDVGNWLRVSSFTSAQALSMGAVDMMDYETALLDKLKEVTKTDKLVKWRPYLVHSADLDEPRIADGDDKVGYVEASGEIRMSFQRGEENVIAPKPLIKELRWLAKQEDVKAIVFRVNSPGGSALASDLIWEEVRKLNEVKPVVVSMGQVAASGGYYIAAPASKIFAEAQTITGSIGVIGASLVGKDVPDKYGVHFHVVTQSERAKYLNFTESASAEDKRIIGESIDDVYQTFLDRVAQGRAKTKEQIHELAQGRVYTGQEALELGLVDHLGGRREAFRMAKELGQLNPEKLYPVMQYQPEPRSFFDCLGAPERMMECLSELEGGIQSMLIADPVAKQVLKPMNRLQKLLQDDEVLMYWPGQVRWSHGSDAL
- a CDS encoding pentapeptide repeat-containing protein, coding for MEGITTHADLPDNIDTSLYNMVASALKENPKTRALAEEQILAIAQLAVVEGKVNDELWLHDQIKAAEDASPHIPGSKILKIPVNQPASIENQADLDQLAEAHQLWMDSVLHPTKPNQGGRANLRGCDLRGLSLEGLDLRGANLQGANLSGCAARGVILTTADLRDADLSGAQLISAKLRRCKLDRANFSDANLEGADLRRVQVDKTIWKDVHLEGALLDDPSPIKS
- a CDS encoding ATP-binding cassette domain-containing protein yields the protein MEKLSKQFQDGGAYAVRDVSFHVDKGQIACLIGSSGCGKTTTLRMINRLLEPSSGSISINGVEYQSSDPIAWRRGMGYVVQSVGLMPHMTIRQNIEILSRAMGRERSERRKRSRKLMDMVGLPPDGFSDRYPDELSGGQQQRVGIARALMEDPPVLLMDEPFGALDPIIRSSMHEELIQLNRQLQKTILMVTHDMSEAFKLGNLIAIMDQGSIVQQGTPRQLIDQPVNEFVANFCRGAALDLP
- a CDS encoding glycine betaine ABC transporter substrate-binding protein, with protein sequence MIYLKEIATTVFLIFLSTNSVADTKTLRVGSKNFSEQLILGEILAQIIEDRSAYTVERKLNMGSTFLAFGALENGDIDFYVEYTGTGFVTILKRTDFGNPDEVFQVVQDEFERRYQMVWSPPLGFNNTYGIAVRESDESLAHVKTLSDLAKENDFIFGSPHEFLERKDGFIGLTEAYNMSIPPERRVSINPGLMYKAIQMGEVDVITGFTTDARIAKYNLRILEDDRQFFPPYYASILVKRETLNRHPIIQDLFNILADQISAEEMMTLNGLVDEKKLDPAEVARRFLLEKGIIDDGKLDRDTNIEDSERLGWPAYLWAKRPYITEIILEHIWISGVAIGLASLLAVPIGILLTRKETWSGPIFSVTNVIQTIPSLALFGFLLPIMGIGLKPAIFALFLYSLLPILRNTYLGIRGVDPVLKEVARGIGLTNRHILTMIEIPLALPVIIGGIRTAAVIVIGTATLADLIGAGGLGNPIFRGIQSVDNRLIMLGAVPSAALALMVDRGLFYLERRLTPSQK